The Thermosynechococcus sp. genome has a segment encoding these proteins:
- a CDS encoding chemotaxis protein CheW codes for MFSSSDLLATTAPIESGSIDDLRTPEGDLHILFTIPSGDTLALPAIGVREVVAVGPDRITPVPNTSNLLLGILNLRGQVIWVADTGKFLGDDTPLNTDRSELSIIAIEDDELMVGLAVHQVRGMEWLNNDTIKPATHVSDQMAPFVRGEWVFDAEQQDIVKLLDPLAILRSARWGL; via the coding sequence ATGTTTAGTAGTTCAGATCTACTCGCCACCACTGCCCCCATCGAAAGTGGCAGTATCGATGACCTCAGAACCCCCGAGGGAGATTTACATATCCTGTTTACGATCCCTAGCGGTGATACCTTGGCGCTACCGGCTATTGGGGTGCGCGAAGTCGTGGCCGTGGGTCCCGATCGCATTACCCCAGTGCCCAATACCTCCAATCTCCTACTGGGGATTTTGAACTTGCGGGGCCAGGTGATTTGGGTAGCGGATACGGGTAAGTTTCTGGGGGACGACACCCCCTTGAATACCGATCGCTCTGAGCTATCGATTATTGCCATTGAGGATGATGAGTTAATGGTGGGGCTAGCAGTTCATCAGGTGCGGGGTATGGAGTGGCTCAACAATGACACCATTAAGCCCGCTACCCATGTCAGCGATCAGATGGCTCCCTTTGTACGTGGCGAGTGGGTCTTTGATGCCGAGCAACAGGACATTGTCAAGCTTTTGGATCCCCTCGCCATTTTACGCAGTGCTCGCTGGGGACTCTAA
- a CDS encoding methyl-accepting chemotaxis protein translates to MASSSTQHTQEYQKAVAAYVQGNYEEAAKITDQLVGNRPGDPNLRLLRGHIYCCQQRYREAQEHYQAVLNATTDPELITLANESLAKIKDLVPAAEPAKNGGEEYHTTLQGEYTQLQGENTILQTTPAMGEPQAAPPPAAELSLGHFDDFGSNLGTSNPFDDLELAGIEEEFGASLEQGTFNPFDEDAAVQDPFSFSVNPLEEQVADIPEIPIGESMQPLGVEAIGDDDVTMLMGSSPLTPSEPPSPSPIFEGEAAATTADPFQEMTPPTPETFDNPFAAAVAGSEESLFGGLTESGATNVSEENFLPDVEESPAVNISAESLFADIEEAPAASISEENLLPNLTESVQTNVPEISTPAAGISDLLTNDKAEASELLPPPEFSSPEAAEEENDLFGDFPASLEAFEAPGSVAEPLSPEAFDPPTFEDAQTIAISEFPARAAIAKDMAGLAAPAIAEGEVSSGGAEPVESIANFDLEDLSFGSADLADAGLDDEMTIANPQVHSMGMSAVGSEAAVMTDAGTETFAVLPDEFDLNQQSLEELADFSLDLSQSTASHAEAPASKEKQHLSTFTEQASVASVAASPSTASPVVEGKATSTPAAAAGSLEQQTITAALLTGVLSALAAGAVSVGFRTPLPVPLISTAATGLIAGGAAYGLGRRTVSRIKHFCTDLQAQCNAVIAGDMTARMPVGSDDELGLLAQSFNQMTDTIQQITADAQRKAEEIERQRDDLQRQVIRLLDDVEGAARGDLTVQAEVTADVLGAVADSFNLTIHNLRTIVQQVKIAAQQVSRGAAENETFARSLSADALRQAEELAVTLNSVQMMTNAIQRVAESAQEANEVARNASETALRGGEAVERTVAGILQIRETVAETTRKVKRLAESSQEIAKIVGVISSIANRTNLLALNASIEAARAGEAGRGFAVVADEVRQLADRAAKASKEIEQIVLQIQSETGAVMTAMEEGTQQVIEGTKRAEQAKHALEDIIQVSSQIDTLVRSITNATVEQTESARAMAQVMQSIELTAQATSQEAQRVSDSLQGLVSVARNLQASVERFRVENTEDQA, encoded by the coding sequence ATGGCATCCAGCAGCACCCAACACACCCAAGAATATCAAAAAGCGGTTGCCGCTTATGTGCAAGGCAACTACGAAGAAGCAGCCAAAATCACTGACCAATTGGTAGGCAACCGACCGGGCGATCCAAACCTACGGCTGCTGCGGGGGCACATTTACTGCTGCCAACAACGCTACAGGGAGGCTCAAGAGCATTACCAGGCGGTTCTCAATGCCACAACTGATCCAGAATTAATCACTCTGGCCAACGAGAGCCTCGCCAAGATTAAGGATCTCGTTCCTGCTGCTGAACCTGCCAAGAATGGGGGCGAAGAATACCACACGACTCTGCAAGGAGAGTATACCCAACTTCAGGGGGAGAATACCATCTTGCAAACCACCCCAGCCATGGGAGAACCCCAAGCCGCACCCCCCCCAGCAGCAGAATTAAGTCTGGGACACTTTGATGACTTTGGCAGCAATTTAGGAACGAGCAACCCCTTCGACGATCTCGAGCTTGCTGGCATTGAGGAAGAGTTTGGCGCCAGTTTAGAACAGGGTACCTTTAACCCCTTCGACGAAGATGCAGCGGTTCAGGATCCCTTTAGCTTTTCGGTTAATCCTTTGGAAGAGCAAGTCGCAGACATTCCAGAAATTCCCATTGGTGAATCCATGCAACCCCTAGGCGTTGAAGCCATTGGGGATGATGATGTGACGATGCTCATGGGAAGTTCTCCTTTGACCCCGTCCGAACCGCCCAGCCCTAGTCCTATTTTTGAGGGTGAGGCGGCAGCAACTACTGCGGATCCTTTTCAAGAAATGACGCCGCCCACCCCAGAAACATTTGATAATCCCTTTGCCGCTGCAGTGGCCGGATCTGAAGAGAGCCTCTTTGGGGGGCTGACAGAATCGGGAGCAACCAATGTTTCTGAGGAGAACTTTCTTCCGGATGTTGAGGAATCTCCAGCAGTAAATATCTCGGCAGAAAGTCTCTTTGCTGATATTGAGGAAGCCCCAGCAGCCAGCATTTCTGAAGAGAACCTCTTGCCAAATCTGACGGAATCCGTTCAGACCAATGTTCCTGAGATCTCTACCCCTGCCGCTGGCATCAGTGATTTGTTAACTAATGATAAAGCAGAGGCCAGTGAGCTGTTGCCGCCGCCGGAATTCAGTTCTCCTGAGGCTGCCGAGGAAGAAAACGATCTCTTTGGTGACTTCCCAGCTTCCCTTGAAGCTTTTGAAGCTCCAGGTAGTGTGGCAGAACCCCTGTCTCCTGAGGCCTTTGACCCCCCAACTTTTGAGGATGCGCAAACAATCGCCATCTCTGAGTTTCCCGCACGTGCAGCTATTGCCAAAGACATGGCGGGGTTGGCGGCACCGGCGATCGCTGAAGGGGAAGTCAGCTCTGGTGGTGCTGAACCGGTTGAATCCATTGCCAACTTTGATCTAGAAGATCTTTCCTTTGGCAGTGCAGATCTGGCCGATGCTGGACTTGATGATGAAATGACCATTGCCAATCCCCAAGTCCATAGCATGGGCATGAGTGCCGTTGGCTCAGAGGCCGCAGTGATGACCGATGCTGGCACTGAGACCTTTGCGGTTCTACCGGATGAATTTGATCTCAACCAGCAAAGTCTTGAGGAGTTGGCTGATTTTAGCCTCGATCTCAGCCAAAGCACGGCCAGCCATGCCGAAGCGCCTGCCTCGAAAGAAAAACAACATCTCTCAACCTTTACTGAGCAAGCGTCGGTTGCCAGTGTCGCTGCTTCACCCTCTACGGCTTCACCTGTAGTTGAGGGCAAAGCAACGTCCACCCCAGCCGCAGCCGCAGGCTCCTTAGAGCAACAAACCATTACCGCAGCGCTGTTAACAGGTGTTCTTTCGGCCTTAGCCGCTGGCGCTGTCAGTGTGGGTTTTCGTACCCCGCTGCCTGTTCCTTTGATCAGTACTGCTGCTACCGGTCTGATTGCCGGTGGGGCAGCCTATGGCTTAGGACGGCGCACTGTCAGTCGCATCAAACACTTCTGTACAGATTTGCAGGCCCAGTGTAACGCCGTGATTGCCGGTGACATGACAGCCCGAATGCCAGTGGGCAGTGATGATGAGCTGGGACTTCTCGCCCAAAGCTTTAACCAGATGACGGACACCATCCAGCAAATTACCGCGGATGCTCAGAGAAAAGCTGAGGAAATCGAGCGGCAGCGGGATGACCTGCAACGCCAAGTGATCCGACTCCTCGATGATGTGGAGGGGGCTGCCCGCGGGGACCTGACCGTACAAGCGGAAGTGACAGCGGACGTACTCGGAGCAGTGGCTGACTCCTTTAACCTGACAATTCACAACCTGCGGACGATTGTGCAACAGGTGAAAATTGCCGCCCAGCAGGTGAGTCGTGGTGCCGCAGAAAACGAAACCTTCGCCCGTAGTCTCTCAGCAGATGCCCTGCGGCAAGCGGAGGAGCTAGCCGTCACCCTGAACTCGGTACAGATGATGACCAATGCGATTCAGCGGGTGGCCGAAAGTGCCCAAGAAGCCAATGAGGTGGCCCGCAATGCCTCAGAAACAGCCCTCCGTGGTGGTGAGGCAGTGGAACGCACGGTGGCAGGTATTTTGCAGATTCGGGAAACAGTAGCGGAAACCACCCGCAAGGTGAAGCGCCTAGCGGAATCTTCCCAAGAGATTGCCAAGATTGTGGGTGTGATCTCGTCGATCGCCAACCGCACAAACCTGTTGGCGCTAAACGCCAGTATTGAGGCCGCACGGGCCGGGGAAGCAGGTCGGGGGTTTGCGGTGGTGGCCGATGAGGTGCGGCAACTGGCAGACCGAGCAGCCAAAGCCTCCAAGGAAATTGAGCAGATTGTCTTGCAAATTCAAAGCGAAACTGGCGCGGTGATGACCGCTATGGAAGAAGGGACGCAGCAGGTGATTGAGGGGACGAAGCGGGCAGAGCAAGCCAAGCACGCCCTTGAGGACATCATCCAGGTGTCGTCGCAAATTGATACCCTGGTGCGCTCGATTACCAACGCCACAGTGGAACAAACCGAATCGGCACGAGCGATGGCTCAGGTGATGCAATCCATTGAGCTGACAGCGCAGGCCACTTCTCAGGAGGCACAGCGGGTGTCCGACTCATTGCAAGGTCTAGTGAGTGTGGCACGCAACTTGCAGGCATCGGTGGAACGATTCCGCGTTGAAAATACTGAAGATCAAGCCTAA
- a CDS encoding response regulator → MQSDQQKRILGYFIEEAQEHLTTIEDSLMNLQQVVNDPEAMSEMFRAAHSVKGGAAMLGLHSIQHTAHKLEDYFKILREHPVTVDETLEQLFLQAFDALRELLDELQGPFGLTEETATATLNRVEPVFSQLQAHLSHLTQGGEAPPPVTAASSPVAEPIAPAVQPVADSSYRLVFQTEVPDRLRAMLQLFKQTDSPQVRQALAEACSNLGQLGETFALPQWVELLAIAQQAVSNTAQPLTALAPVVIKEIMAARDLVLNGQGSAIRPSDSLVALQPPVIEETAAVVPEGPEPSVLASAPVTESPAPLEMASEVAPPEVAAPEEVEISEPMSGGHGVTVFEEESSTDFQELSDIFSDPTALPTEWLEETLEENLANLGPGDEAAFDEEISDFLNMMASEELPEAESSLEAILDEIQELSDEQLSAEGGEASLDDLMSPAIAESIAEALEAPLTPDRPTEERAAAEPAELDLSAFLEQFTEEAPSGMAAFDEAVASLEEFWGEVETPAAPDLLPLEEDSEIPALSDVAEDVAEFLEEVPGLNDVLENLVVDNGAEEALSEFITPASTDDPWAETPSSLEAPAIAEPSMPEVTAANMTEPEALVEEVLASAETEGIAELESLLEASVPSAEAASIAEPEAVVNDATAPATPESVLEELEGLIEQSTTPTTPPEAAPFHELDQLLETAAAPTSAFEDLEQLLGQATPGAPTPPPPTATPSTAEDSFADLEKLIPQPAGRSEKAATPRRTAAGAKGGSLVEQTMRVPVRHLDTLSNLVGELVVNRNSLEDTQERLRQFLDNLLYQVQQLGEVSQQMQDLYERSLLESSLLGATTARAANGQGEQSTHATGVEFDALEMDRFTGFHTLSQEVIERIVRVREAADDIQYVIDEVEQVARQFRQVTTQVQEGLSRSRMVPFREMSSRLPGAVRRVASTIGKQVELKIEGEDTLIDKGILEKLFDPMTHLINNAVYHGIEMPEERRRLGKPEKGLIRVRAFYQGSQAIISVSDDGAGIDPERVKRKAIEKGLLKEADAPNLSRQEVYAFLFQSGFSTKDQADALAGRGVGMDVVRKNLEDIRGTINIDSTVGKGTTFTIRLPLTLSITKALCCIDNHCRIAFPIDGVEDMLDIPQERIQTREDGQRVLSWRDRQLPVRKLGDLLKYSRQISRSNVYGGSTQDDGMVSIVVLRSGDDLVAMEVDQVIGEQEIVIKQLSGPVPKPVGVAGVTVQGDGRAMAIADVLEIIDLSLGRMDREWRGFGHTMEVAEPEEASEPLVLIIDDSITVRELLSMTFTRAGYRVEQARDGQDAWEKLRSGLPCDLVFCDIEMPRMDGLELLSRIQKDPKLNHLPIAMLTSRGADRHRRMAAQLGARAYFTKPYLEEQLLDAAARLLKGEVLVQQEPTPTP, encoded by the coding sequence ATGCAAAGCGATCAACAAAAGCGCATTCTCGGCTACTTCATTGAGGAAGCGCAGGAACACCTGACCACCATTGAAGATAGTTTGATGAATCTCCAGCAGGTAGTCAATGACCCTGAGGCGATGAGTGAAATGTTTCGGGCAGCCCACTCCGTCAAAGGGGGAGCGGCCATGCTCGGACTCCACAGTATTCAGCACACCGCCCACAAGCTGGAGGACTACTTCAAAATCCTACGGGAGCATCCCGTCACCGTGGATGAAACCCTAGAGCAACTGTTTTTGCAAGCCTTTGATGCCCTGCGGGAACTCCTCGATGAATTGCAAGGCCCCTTTGGTTTGACGGAGGAGACAGCAACCGCAACCCTGAACCGGGTGGAGCCAGTCTTTAGTCAACTGCAAGCTCACTTGAGCCACTTGACCCAAGGAGGAGAGGCGCCGCCTCCTGTAACTGCTGCTTCTTCCCCCGTGGCCGAACCCATTGCGCCAGCGGTACAACCCGTTGCTGATTCAAGCTACCGCCTAGTCTTTCAAACGGAGGTCCCCGATCGCCTGCGGGCAATGTTGCAGCTCTTTAAGCAGACCGATTCGCCCCAAGTGCGGCAAGCATTGGCGGAGGCCTGTTCTAATTTGGGTCAATTGGGGGAAACCTTTGCCCTGCCCCAGTGGGTTGAATTGCTGGCGATCGCTCAACAGGCGGTGAGTAACACGGCTCAGCCCCTCACGGCTTTGGCACCAGTGGTGATCAAAGAGATTATGGCAGCTCGCGACTTGGTGCTCAATGGTCAAGGCAGTGCGATTCGTCCCAGTGACAGTTTAGTGGCGCTTCAACCCCCTGTGATTGAGGAAACTGCGGCGGTTGTTCCCGAAGGGCCAGAGCCTTCGGTCTTGGCATCAGCCCCCGTGACCGAATCACCGGCACCCCTTGAAATGGCCTCTGAGGTTGCTCCGCCAGAGGTGGCTGCCCCTGAAGAAGTTGAGATTTCCGAGCCAATGAGTGGCGGCCATGGTGTCACTGTTTTTGAGGAGGAAAGTAGCACTGATTTCCAAGAATTGAGTGACATTTTTAGTGATCCAACGGCGCTGCCGACGGAGTGGCTAGAGGAGACCCTTGAGGAGAATTTGGCCAATTTAGGACCGGGCGATGAAGCGGCCTTTGATGAGGAGATTTCCGACTTTTTGAACATGATGGCTTCTGAGGAGTTGCCTGAGGCAGAATCCAGCCTTGAGGCCATCCTCGATGAAATTCAGGAACTTTCTGATGAGCAGCTCTCTGCAGAAGGAGGGGAGGCATCCCTTGATGATCTCATGTCGCCAGCGATCGCCGAAAGCATAGCTGAAGCCCTTGAGGCGCCCCTGACACCTGACCGTCCTACCGAGGAGAGGGCAGCCGCAGAGCCCGCCGAACTCGATCTGAGTGCATTCCTTGAACAATTCACCGAGGAAGCCCCCTCAGGGATGGCAGCTTTTGATGAGGCAGTGGCTTCCCTAGAAGAGTTTTGGGGTGAGGTGGAAACCCCCGCGGCTCCCGATCTGCTTCCCCTAGAAGAGGATTCTGAAATCCCTGCCTTGAGTGATGTTGCTGAGGATGTGGCTGAGTTCCTCGAAGAGGTACCGGGTCTCAATGATGTCCTAGAAAACTTGGTTGTGGATAATGGGGCGGAAGAAGCCCTTTCAGAATTTATTACCCCAGCAAGCACTGACGATCCTTGGGCGGAAACGCCATCCTCCTTGGAGGCGCCAGCGATCGCCGAGCCAAGTATGCCGGAAGTCACAGCGGCAAATATGACTGAACCCGAAGCACTCGTGGAGGAGGTCCTAGCCTCTGCCGAGACGGAGGGTATCGCCGAGCTAGAATCCCTCTTGGAGGCGTCTGTACCCTCTGCTGAGGCGGCGAGCATTGCTGAGCCAGAAGCAGTGGTGAATGACGCCACCGCCCCTGCCACCCCCGAAAGCGTCCTGGAGGAATTAGAGGGGTTAATTGAGCAAAGTACAACCCCTACAACCCCACCCGAGGCTGCCCCATTCCACGAATTGGATCAGCTTTTGGAGACGGCGGCAGCACCGACATCGGCCTTTGAGGATCTAGAGCAACTCCTGGGGCAAGCCACCCCTGGGGCACCCACACCACCGCCACCAACAGCAACGCCTTCCACGGCTGAGGATAGTTTTGCCGATCTAGAGAAATTAATTCCCCAACCCGCAGGGAGGAGTGAAAAGGCAGCCACCCCGCGGCGAACGGCAGCAGGGGCAAAAGGCGGCTCCTTGGTGGAACAAACCATGCGTGTACCGGTGCGCCACCTCGATACCCTGAGTAACCTCGTTGGGGAGTTGGTGGTCAACCGCAATAGCCTCGAAGACACCCAAGAACGTCTGCGGCAGTTCCTCGATAACTTGCTCTACCAAGTCCAACAACTGGGGGAGGTCAGCCAACAAATGCAGGACCTCTACGAGCGATCGCTCCTAGAGAGTTCACTGTTGGGCGCGACAACTGCACGGGCAGCCAATGGCCAAGGAGAACAGAGCACCCACGCCACAGGTGTCGAGTTTGATGCCTTGGAAATGGATCGCTTTACCGGCTTCCACACCCTTTCTCAGGAGGTGATCGAGCGGATTGTGCGGGTGCGGGAGGCCGCCGACGATATCCAGTACGTAATTGATGAAGTGGAGCAGGTGGCCCGGCAGTTTCGTCAAGTCACGACCCAAGTCCAAGAGGGCTTGAGCCGCTCCCGAATGGTCCCCTTCCGTGAAATGTCTTCCCGCTTACCGGGAGCTGTGCGCCGCGTTGCCAGTACCATCGGCAAACAAGTAGAACTCAAGATTGAGGGAGAAGATACCCTCATTGACAAGGGGATCCTTGAAAAACTCTTTGACCCAATGACCCACCTGATCAATAACGCTGTCTATCACGGTATTGAAATGCCCGAAGAGCGGCGGCGATTGGGCAAACCTGAAAAAGGCCTGATTCGCGTACGGGCCTTCTATCAAGGTAGTCAAGCGATTATCTCCGTCAGTGACGATGGGGCGGGAATTGACCCAGAACGGGTAAAACGCAAGGCGATCGAGAAGGGTCTCCTGAAGGAGGCCGATGCCCCCAACCTTTCCCGCCAAGAGGTCTATGCCTTCCTCTTCCAATCGGGATTTAGCACCAAAGATCAAGCGGATGCCCTGGCGGGTCGCGGTGTGGGTATGGATGTGGTGCGCAAAAATCTGGAGGACATTCGCGGCACCATTAACATTGACTCCACGGTAGGCAAAGGCACGACATTTACCATCCGCTTGCCCCTGACCCTGAGCATTACCAAAGCCCTCTGTTGCATTGATAACCACTGCCGCATTGCCTTCCCCATTGACGGCGTGGAAGATATGCTGGATATTCCCCAAGAGCGCATCCAAACCCGAGAGGATGGTCAGCGCGTCCTCTCGTGGCGCGATCGCCAGCTGCCGGTGCGTAAACTCGGGGATTTGCTGAAGTACAGCCGCCAGATCAGCCGTAGCAATGTCTATGGCGGTAGTACCCAAGATGATGGCATGGTCTCGATTGTCGTGCTGCGCAGTGGCGACGATCTCGTAGCCATGGAGGTGGATCAGGTCATTGGTGAACAGGAAATCGTGATCAAGCAGTTGTCGGGGCCGGTACCGAAGCCGGTGGGGGTTGCTGGGGTCACTGTCCAAGGGGATGGCCGCGCGATGGCGATCGCTGACGTGCTGGAAATTATTGACCTGTCCCTAGGACGCATGGATCGCGAGTGGCGCGGGTTTGGCCACACCATGGAGGTTGCCGAGCCAGAGGAAGCCTCGGAGCCCCTAGTGCTGATCATCGACGACTCAATTACGGTGCGGGAGTTGCTCTCAATGACCTTTACGCGGGCAGGCTACCGCGTCGAGCAGGCCCGCGATGGTCAAGATGCCTGGGAAAAACTGCGCTCTGGCTTGCCCTGTGACCTGGTGTTCTGTGACATTGAGATGCCCCGCATGGATGGTCTGGAGTTGCTCTCGCGGATTCAAAAGGATCCTAAGCTCAACCATCTGCCGATCGCCATGCTCACCTCCCGGGGCGCCGATCGCCACCGCAGAATGGCCGCCCAACTGGGGGCACGGGCCTACTTTACCAAGCCCTACCTGGAGGAGCAATTACTGGATGCGGCGGCGCGCCTCCTCAAGGGTGAAGTTCTGGTGCAACAGGAGCCGACACCTACCCCATGA
- a CDS encoding RNA helicase, giving the protein MSERSPALADFLAQLPFQLDAFQEAAIAALEAGRSVVVCAPTGSGKTLIGEYAIHRALTRQQRVFYTTPLKALSNQKWRDFQQQFGAEQVGLLTGDVSINRDAPILVMTTEIFRNMLYGTPIGEVGTSLAGVEVVVLDECHYMNDRQRGTVWEESIIYCPKDIQLVALSATIANGEQLTDWIQSVHGEAELIYSDWRPIPLHFYFCNGKGLFPLLDGQRKRLNPKLHGQSELRRRGGKRDFLSIRYVVSQLQQRDMLPAIYFIFSRRGCDQAVQEVLGMNLLTQAEQQALAERVEAFWVQHQDIVAPEMIVPLYQGIAAHHAGVLPVVKTLVETLFQEGLIKLVFATETLAAGINMPARTTVISTLSKRTDSGHRLLTASEFLQMAGRAGRRGMDTVGHVVTLQTPFEGAHEAAFLATAAPDPLMSQFTPSYGMVLNLLQRHTLEEARELVERSFGQYLATLQLTPQRQAIAQLETELQTVQQRLAGIDRQQLAQYQKLRERLRQDQRLLKILEQQAEQERAQALLPFMMAVPAGTWLHIKSPLREHPPLAAVLCQPVAGAGQLPHWLCLAADGRLRVVGIDDILGVYPDRPPCDRLPPLPEAMKLRLGESYPCHGADHYLGPLPDLPPVLAAPEVAAQAAKIADLEAKLSQLQGRLPQNIHSLLRLVRREERLQTELRDRQQKLHQQSQRHWEQFLALIAALQDFGGLNDLTPTPLGEMAAALRGENELWLALALASGELDDLPPHLLAAAVAALVTETPRSDSWCNYPIPSEVEERLAALSPIRRRLFQVQRRHGIIFPLWYEWDLIGLVEQWALGTPWNELCAQTNLDAGDIVRLLRRTLDFLAQIPHAPHTSPQLRQSAQQARYLLDRFPVNDLLEGVELEAATV; this is encoded by the coding sequence ATGAGTGAGCGATCGCCGGCCCTAGCAGACTTTCTTGCCCAACTCCCCTTTCAACTCGACGCCTTTCAAGAAGCAGCGATCGCTGCCCTAGAGGCGGGTCGCTCTGTGGTGGTTTGTGCCCCTACGGGGTCAGGCAAAACCCTCATTGGTGAGTATGCAATTCACCGTGCCCTGACACGGCAGCAACGGGTGTTTTACACCACCCCCCTGAAGGCCCTCTCAAACCAGAAGTGGCGGGACTTTCAGCAGCAGTTTGGCGCGGAGCAGGTGGGCCTCTTAACCGGGGATGTCTCAATTAACCGCGATGCCCCGATTCTCGTGATGACGACGGAAATTTTCCGCAATATGCTCTATGGTACCCCCATTGGCGAAGTGGGCACCTCCCTTGCAGGCGTTGAAGTGGTGGTGCTGGATGAATGCCATTACATGAACGATCGCCAGCGGGGCACCGTCTGGGAAGAATCCATTATCTACTGTCCCAAGGACATTCAACTGGTGGCCCTCTCCGCCACAATCGCCAACGGCGAACAACTCACCGACTGGATCCAATCCGTCCATGGGGAGGCCGAACTCATCTACTCCGACTGGCGACCCATTCCACTGCACTTTTACTTTTGCAATGGCAAGGGACTCTTTCCCCTCCTGGATGGTCAACGTAAACGCCTCAACCCGAAGCTCCACGGCCAGAGCGAACTGCGGCGCCGCGGCGGCAAGCGGGACTTCTTGAGCATTCGCTACGTGGTTAGTCAACTGCAACAGCGGGACATGCTACCGGCGATTTACTTTATCTTTAGTCGCCGTGGCTGTGACCAAGCGGTTCAAGAGGTCTTGGGCATGAATCTGCTCACCCAGGCGGAACAGCAGGCACTGGCGGAACGGGTCGAGGCCTTTTGGGTCCAGCATCAGGACATTGTGGCCCCGGAAATGATTGTCCCCCTCTACCAAGGGATTGCCGCTCACCATGCCGGGGTGCTCCCCGTGGTGAAGACCCTTGTGGAAACGCTCTTTCAGGAGGGCCTGATCAAACTGGTTTTTGCCACAGAAACGCTGGCTGCGGGGATCAACATGCCGGCGCGCACCACTGTGATTTCGACTCTCTCGAAGCGCACCGACAGCGGTCATCGCCTCTTGACAGCCTCGGAGTTCCTGCAAATGGCAGGACGAGCCGGCCGCCGGGGCATGGATACGGTGGGTCATGTAGTTACCTTGCAAACCCCCTTTGAGGGTGCCCATGAAGCAGCATTTTTGGCCACCGCCGCTCCGGATCCCCTGATGAGCCAATTTACCCCCAGCTATGGTATGGTCTTGAACCTGCTGCAACGCCACACCCTTGAAGAAGCGCGGGAACTGGTGGAGCGCAGTTTTGGCCAATATTTGGCCACATTGCAACTGACCCCGCAGCGGCAGGCGATCGCCCAACTGGAAACGGAACTGCAAACCGTGCAACAACGCCTTGCAGGAATTGATCGCCAGCAACTAGCGCAGTATCAAAAGCTGCGGGAACGACTACGGCAGGATCAACGCCTCCTGAAAATCCTCGAACAGCAGGCGGAGCAGGAACGGGCCCAAGCACTTCTTCCTTTTATGATGGCCGTGCCAGCGGGGACCTGGCTCCATATCAAATCCCCCCTGCGGGAGCATCCCCCCTTAGCCGCCGTCCTCTGTCAACCCGTTGCCGGTGCAGGCCAGTTGCCCCACTGGTTGTGCCTTGCTGCCGATGGTCGTTTGCGGGTAGTTGGCATTGATGACATTTTGGGGGTCTATCCCGATCGCCCCCCCTGTGATCGTCTGCCGCCGCTCCCAGAGGCGATGAAACTGCGCCTAGGGGAAAGCTATCCCTGCCATGGGGCGGATCACTACCTTGGTCCCCTCCCTGACCTTCCACCCGTCTTAGCTGCGCCGGAAGTGGCTGCCCAAGCTGCTAAAATCGCTGACCTAGAGGCCAAACTCAGCCAATTGCAAGGGCGTCTGCCGCAAAATATCCATTCGCTGCTGCGCTTAGTTCGTCGCGAAGAACGGCTACAAACGGAACTGCGCGATCGCCAGCAGAAACTCCATCAACAGTCCCAACGCCACTGGGAGCAATTTCTGGCCCTCATTGCTGCACTGCAAGACTTTGGTGGCCTCAACGACCTCACCCCCACTCCCCTTGGGGAAATGGCCGCTGCCCTGCGGGGAGAGAACGAACTCTGGTTGGCCTTGGCCTTAGCCTCTGGCGAACTAGATGACTTGCCCCCCCACCTCTTGGCGGCAGCGGTTGCGGCTCTAGTGACTGAAACGCCCCGCTCCGACAGTTGGTGCAACTACCCCATTCCCAGTGAAGTGGAAGAACGCCTTGCCGCCCTTAGCCCCATTCGCCGGCGGCTCTTTCAGGTGCAGCGCCGCCACGGCATTATCTTTCCCCTGTGGTACGAGTGGGATCTCATTGGCTTGGTGGAGCAGTGGGCCTTGGGCACGCCCTGGAATGAATTGTGCGCTCAAACCAATTTGGATGCCGGCGACATTGTGCGATTGCTGCGGCGCACCCTCGATTTTCTTGCCCAAATTCCCCATGCCCCCCACACCAGTCCCCAACTGCGCCAAAGTGCCCAGCAGGCACGCTATCTCTTGGATCGCTTCCCTGTGAATGACCTGCTGGAAGGGGTGGAGCTAGAGGCGGCAACCGTCTAG
- a CDS encoding DUF4346 domain-containing protein produces the protein MSKAERVALDNKLSQRFIHLDPAGYFIIYIDPEQELIWMKHYPNAINEKGLAVDPDTGEPIPTKGKVTREPDLVLSGRTAKELCIELFEKGRQLVTMFDHAAYLGRELMRAQFCLDEGLEYIQD, from the coding sequence TTGAGCAAAGCAGAGCGCGTTGCCCTTGACAATAAGCTGTCGCAGCGGTTTATTCATCTCGATCCGGCAGGGTATTTCATTATCTACATTGACCCTGAGCAAGAACTGATCTGGATGAAACACTATCCCAATGCCATTAATGAGAAGGGCTTAGCAGTGGACCCCGACACCGGGGAACCCATTCCCACCAAAGGGAAAGTCACGCGGGAACCCGATTTGGTACTGAGCGGTCGAACGGCTAAGGAGTTATGTATTGAACTCTTTGAAAAAGGTCGTCAACTGGTGACGATGTTTGACCATGCGGCCTATCTCGGTCGTGAATTGATGCGGGCACAGTTTTGTTTGGATGAAGGACTTGAGTATATCCAAGATTAG